A region of the Phaseolus vulgaris cultivar G19833 chromosome 11, P. vulgaris v2.0, whole genome shotgun sequence genome:
GCATTATGAAATAACCCAGTATGCTTGGGTTTTCAATGTCAAGGGACAAAGACAATAAATTGAAAAGATTAGCAAATTCCCCTattcatatattaatttagCATTTTTAATAAAGTTCCCATAACTTTTCACTACAACAGATATACAGTTCACAAAATATGATAGTGAGTTGCAGAAACTGTTGATGTAAATTGAAAGCAAACGATGAATGTACCAGGCGAGGAAGCGTGAGAAGCTAAAGCTGgagcttgagttcttctttcTCGGCAGTAAGAAAGTGAAGAACGTAAGGGGTGACTCGAATAACAACAACCCATGCCCCGAACATGGTAACGTGAGATTTCAGCTGCTTCAGTGCTGCAGCTTTGTCAGGCTTCCGCATGAACATCCCTGGAAACATGATGCCTTCCCCGATCAGATCAGGCTTAAACCCTAACTCTCAGTCTTCTCTCCTCTTCTGATTAGGGTTTCTCTATTGCGATCTCTCTCTTCAAGATTTTTTTGCTTTTGCAAACCAACACCACTATGGGCCATAACGATAATGGGTATACACTGCCCAATGAAGGGCCCATTGGGCCATTCGACCCTTTCTTTATCCACGTCCACCTCAATGGAGCAAACCTAGATTTCAAGCTACGATCCTTTAATACAAAATACATACATAAATGGTATTTTAATTTGTACaagataaattttaaagtatacaactatttttaaaaattaggaaaaacaaattttaaattataggaaataaaaaacaattttcaaaatttagaaCCAAACAAGATTTGAGTTCAATTTGACACAATAAAAGATATTTAATGATGGTACTAACATGTTATACTCAAATCTCCGTAGTAGAAACTGAGATACTCTCTATTAACCAGGTTTTAAAATGTTCATAAcgttattaaataataattagaaactaaaataaaattattaaattcataaaagatcattaaatttgataaactaaatatatatttatcttaaatttcataaactaaaattataattaattttattcacacTCTTATCAAAATATCTtctttcaataattttatatttaactttttatattcCATCATAGTATCCATgacttttttcttttaaattattgaaaatttaattcccatgattttactaattttatagttaaaataaaacacattgaaaatattttaaatcattagcaaatactttttattaattaatatttatgaaaaacttAAAGTGTTACAGTTTTTACAATATGTATATATTGatataatatttgaaaataacttttttctcaatgaaattaaattataaaaataat
Encoded here:
- the LOC137826815 gene encoding mitochondrial import receptor subunit TOM6 homolog yields the protein MFPGMFMRKPDKAAALKQLKSHVTMFGAWVVVIRVTPYVLHFLTAEKEELKLQL